The DNA window GCTCGGCGGTGCCGCGGTGGCCATGGGGCTGGTGGCGGGCTTCTTCTTCGACTGGGCCGCCACGATCATGCCGGCGCTGGAGCGGTCCGACGACCGGACGTACGTCGTCGTGATGCAGCAGACCACCGCGGCGATCAACGGCGGTGCCCTGGTCCCGCTCGTGCTCGCGGCCGCGCTCGTGCTGAGCGGAGTGGCCGCGATCCTCCAGTACCGGGTCGGCGCGCGGTCCGCTGTGCGCTGGATTCTCGCGGCCCTCGGGCTCTACGTGGTGGCTCTCGCGGTGACGGTCGGGATCCACTTTCCGCTGAACGACACCCTCGTAAACGCCGGCGATCCGGACGCGATCGCCAACCTCGCCGCGCTCCGGGAGAGCACCGAGTCCGCCTGGGTGAACGCCCACCTCGTCCGTACTGTGGCCGTCATCCTCGCGCTGGCAGCCCTCTGCCGCGCGCTGTGGAAGCGGCCCGAGCCGCAGCGTGCCTAACCTCGATCTTTCGTCCGGCGGTGGGTTCGCCCGGCCCGGCCCTGCCCTGGGGCCAATGATCATGTTTACATGATCATTTGCCGCTTTACGTGGGGTGGACGCCAGGTAGAGCGGCCACTGGCCGGGTAAGGCGACCAGACGCGCGACAGCCCCCAGAAGTCAGCAGAGCCCGCGTGGCCGCGGTGCACGTTGTCACCCAGAGGACAACTAGGAATTCCTCCTGCACCACGCCCAGCCGGGCCCGATGCGCCGCGCGCCATCGCGCTACGCGCGATGACCGGCGCTCTTTGCCCGACACGACCT is part of the Tenggerimyces flavus genome and encodes:
- a CDS encoding anthrone oxygenase family protein gives rise to the protein MKTRTSGWVLGGAAVAMGLVAGFFFDWAATIMPALERSDDRTYVVVMQQTTAAINGGALVPLVLAAALVLSGVAAILQYRVGARSAVRWILAALGLYVVALAVTVGIHFPLNDTLVNAGDPDAIANLAALRESTESAWVNAHLVRTVAVILALAALCRALWKRPEPQRA